From Ascaphus truei isolate aAscTru1 chromosome 20, aAscTru1.hap1, whole genome shotgun sequence, one genomic window encodes:
- the UBL5 gene encoding ubiquitin-like protein 5 has translation MIEVVCNDRLGKKVRVKCNSEDTIKDLKKLIAAQTGTRWEKIVLKKWYTIFKDHVTLNDYEIHDGMNLELYYQ, from the exons ATGATTGAAGTTGTTTGTAATGACCGTTTGGGGAAGAAAGTCAGAGTAAAGTGCAA CTCTGAGGACACCATTAAGGATCTGAAAAAGCTTATTGCAGCTCAAACAGGGACCCGATGGGAGAAGATTGTACTGAAGAAGTG GTACACCATATTCAAGGACCATGTGACATTAAATGACT ATGAAATTCACGATGGCATGAACCTGGAGTTATATTACCAGTGA